Proteins encoded together in one Fibrobacter sp. UWR4 window:
- a CDS encoding NusG domain II-containing protein has translation MMKVIDVVLLLVILAVSIWMIFRSMSASGDRIVVHAADRMYEFSLKEDGSYKIPGPLGETTVQVKNGRARIVESPCPNKICIRQGFAKPLVCLPNKIIVDVEDSEGFDAVAR, from the coding sequence ATGATGAAAGTCATTGATGTTGTTCTATTGTTGGTTATTCTTGCCGTTTCCATTTGGATGATTTTTCGTTCCATGTCCGCTTCTGGGGATAGAATTGTGGTTCATGCTGCCGACCGGATGTATGAATTTAGCCTGAAAGAAGATGGATCCTACAAGATCCCGGGACCTTTAGGTGAAACCACCGTACAGGTCAAGAATGGTCGCGCCCGCATTGTAGAATCTCCTTGTCCGAACAAAATCTGTATTCGTCAAGGTTTTGCAAAGCCTCTTGTGTGCCTTCCCAATAAAATCATCGTAGACGTTGAAGATTCGGAGGGCTTTGATGCGGTTGCGCGATAG
- a CDS encoding Gx transporter family protein: MRLRDRNYIAYLGALTLLFSYAEMFLPRTVPFFRLGLGNTVVLLAFGLDFPAFVVLLLIKAIASSLMAGTLFSPFFVMSLAQSVASGIVMYGLFYGTRRIQKLIGLYGISMVGAVVSTMVQILLASLYLGQGSFALLGPMMLFSLFASILTAFLALHLHIPEQAPIIQSSKAELKTSSPYRIWGIVFAICAMAVFTLMQSDLKVLGVCLVLSFVAQKISGRRILLMPHVTLWIFVLIANVLSPSGQVLYSVGEFNLTEGSLVNGVCQAMKLSAVSALSQCAANLRPQGNSLIALSLKYFRGLSNVLHNSSGNIFKKIRTALATTEITD, translated from the coding sequence ATGCGGTTGCGCGATAGAAACTATATCGCCTATCTTGGGGCGTTGACTCTTCTGTTTTCGTATGCAGAAATGTTCCTGCCTCGAACGGTCCCTTTCTTTAGGCTGGGCCTTGGAAATACGGTGGTCTTGCTGGCGTTCGGTCTTGATTTCCCGGCGTTTGTTGTCTTGCTTTTGATCAAGGCGATTGCATCGTCCTTAATGGCTGGCACCTTGTTCTCTCCCTTCTTTGTAATGTCTTTGGCCCAGTCGGTGGCCTCTGGCATTGTAATGTATGGACTTTTCTACGGAACAAGACGAATTCAAAAACTTATTGGTCTGTATGGAATTTCCATGGTGGGTGCGGTGGTAAGCACTATGGTACAGATTCTTTTGGCAAGTTTGTATTTGGGGCAGGGATCTTTCGCCTTGCTTGGTCCCATGATGCTATTCTCCCTCTTTGCTAGCATCCTTACGGCGTTCTTGGCGTTGCATTTGCATATTCCTGAACAGGCTCCCATTATTCAAAGCTCCAAAGCTGAACTGAAAACTAGTTCGCCCTATCGGATCTGGGGGATTGTTTTTGCTATTTGCGCCATGGCGGTTTTTACCCTGATGCAAAGTGATTTGAAGGTACTTGGTGTTTGCCTTGTTTTGAGTTTTGTAGCGCAAAAGATTTCCGGTCGTCGCATTCTCTTGATGCCTCATGTGACTTTATGGATTTTTGTGTTGATTGCAAACGTCCTTTCCCCATCGGGGCAGGTTCTTTATTCTGTCGGGGAATTTAACTTGACGGAAGGTTCTCTGGTAAATGGTGTTTGTCAGGCCATGAAACTTTCTGCAGTTTCTGCCTTGTCGCAATGTGCTGCAAACTTGCGACCTCAGGGAAATTCCTTGATTGCCTTGTCGCTTAAATATTTCAGAGGATTAAGTAATGTCTTGCACAATTCCTCTGGCAATATTTTCAAGAAGATTCGTACAGCTTTGGCTACCACTGAAATTACGGATTAG